GTGTCGACGCGGACCCATTTGTCGGCGGGGACGCCCGCGCCCCGGTTCTTCATGAACAGGGCGCCGGGGGCGAGGAGTTCGGTGATCGGGCGGTGCTCGTCGCGGCCGGCGGGGTCGTGCGGCAGCAGCACCTTGAGCCGGCCGAGTTGTCTGCCGAAGTCGTAGACGCCCTCGCCGTGGATGGTCACCCGGGTGCCGCCGGTGGCCATCTCCATCTCCGTACGGGCTTTGGAGCTGCCCGCGCGGACGAGGGTGGGGGCGGCGCGGTGCATCAGGTCGACCGGGTCGGAGGGGAGGGGGTCGTCGGTGAGGCCGCCGATGGCGCAGCCGGTGACGCCGGTCGCGCCGGCGATGAGTCCCGCCGCGACGAGTGCCGCGCCCGTCCTGCTGTGCCGCCGCGTCACCATCGCCTGCCGATCCCCTGCCGGGTTTGCCGGGTTCCTGCCGTCGTTTCGGATAACGACGGCCGGGGGAGGTCGTCACGCCGGGAGGGGGCGGACGGTCGGCGGGTCGCCCGGGAACTCGGGGCGGACGGTTCGGATGCCTGTCCTGGGTAACGTAATTGGTGTGGCGCATCAGGACGAGCCGATACCCCCGCAGCAGCACCGTACGACCACCGTCGATCAGGGCCGCTTCTGTGTGGCGCGCTGTACCTGCGGCTGGCGCGGGCCGGCCCGGCGGGCGCGGAGTCTGGCCCGGACGGACGCGGAGGGGCACGCGCTGAGCGGGGTGTAGCGGTACCGGGCGTGTGGCGGTGCCCGGGTCGGGGTCCCCACGCGTGCGGTGCGGGGGCGGGGACCCTACGCGTGGCGGAGGGTCGCCAGGAAGTCGTCGATCAGTTCGCGGTCACGGGGCTGGGTGAGCCGGTCGCGGGCGGCGGCCGGGTCCAGCCAGGCGATCCGGTCCACCTCGGCCGTCGGTGCGAAGTCGCCGCCGGTCGCCTTGGCCGCCCAGTAACTCACCGTCTTGGCGCGGCCGTTGACGAAGTAACGGGCCGTGGGCAGCCGGGGCCCCGGCGCGCACCGCTGGCCGGTCTCCTCCTCGACCTCGCGCAGCGCGCCCGCGAGGGCGTCCTCGGCGCGCTTCAGCTTGCCCTTCGGGTGCGACCAGTCGTCGTACTTCGGCCGGTGGACCAGGCAGATCTCCAGGCCGCCGCCCCCGGGGGCGCGGCGCCACAGCACGCAGCCGGCCGCCCGGACGACGGCGTCGGTGTTCTCGGTCACGGCGTGCTCACCGCCTCCTTCTGCCAGCACTGCTGGAACGCGAACCGGGATGCCTCCACTTCGTGGCGCTGGTCGGCGTGGAGGACGCCGAGGGCGTAGGCCGTGGCCGGGGCGATACGCGGGGTGCGGGCGGCGGCCGCGGCAGCGGAGGCCGCCTCGCTGGCGTCGCGGTGGCGGTTGAGGGCCTCGCCGGCCGCCAGCAGGCGTACGTCGACGGGGACGGCCTCGGGGTGCAGGACCTCCAGGGCGTAGCGGTGGAGGCGGAGCAGGAGGCGTACCTGGTGCCAGGGGGCGTCCTGGGGGTGGGGCGCGGTGTCCGGGGAGAGGCCGTGGATGAGGGCCTCGGCGTTGTAGGGGCGGCCGGCGGTGTGCAGCGGGAGGCCGGTGACCGCGTCGCGGAGGCGGTCGTGGGCGGCGGCGGCGAGGGGGCCGAGGTCCGCGGCGGTGGCGGTGGGGGTGAGGGGGACCTCGCTGGCGAGGACGGCGACGCTGTCGGCGACGGCGTGGAAGCGGCTCGATCCGAGGGCCTGGAGGGCCGCGGAGTGGGCCCGGGTGCGGGCGAGGGTGAGCTGGCGGTCCAGCAGGGCGCCGGCTTTCGCGGCGCCGACGGTGAGGTTGCCGCGGTCGGGGGCGGGGTGGGCGTGCGGGGCGGCGGCCCCCGGTGCCGGCGCGCCCGGTCGTGCCGCCCCGGTGGCACGACTGCCCGCGACGGGTTTGGAGGGTGTCCCCTGGGCTGTCCCCTGGGCCGGGAACGGGGTCGCTCCCGACAGCCGGTTCAGGGCGGTGACCAGGCGGTCCAGGCGGGCCGCGTAGGCGTGTTCACGGCCCAACGTGCCGGAGAGCCAGGCCAGTTCGGGGCGGAGGGACTCCGACCAGTCGGCGTCCAGCAGGGGCCGGAAGGTGTGCAGCGTGCCGCTGATGCGGCGGGCCGAGCGGCGCAGGGCGAGCGCCGCGTCGGTGGACTCCTCGGCTCCGGACGCCGTGCCCCCACCGGTCTCCCGGTGGGTGCGCAGCGCGCGGAGGAACTCCGTGGCCCGCTCCCGCAGATAGCCGGCGACGGCATCCGCGGGAGCGGCCGTGGTGTTCGTGGGGTCAAGGTGTCGCTGTGCCACGCCGGCGCCTCCGGGCGTCAATGAGCATCTCCTGGACGTTGCGCAGGGGCTGTCCGTCCGCGTCGGTCGAGTGCCGGGTCCACTCGCCGTCGGGACCGAGGTGCCAGGAGGAGGTCGTGTCGGACATACCGGTCTCCAGCAGGCGGTTGAGCGCCGCCCGGTGGGCCGGGTCGGTGACCCGGATCAGGGCCTCGATCCGGCGGTCGAGGTTGCGGTGCATCATGTCGGCGCTGCCGAACCACACCTCCGGCTCGCCGCCGTTGCCGAAGCCGAAGATCCGGGAGTGTTCGAGGAAGCGGCCGAGGACCGAGCGGACCCGGATGTTCTCCGACAGGCCCGGGACGCCGGGCCGTATGGCGCAGATGCCGCGTACCCACACGTCGACCGGCACACCCGCCTGCGAGGCCCGGTACAGGGAGTCGATGAGCGCCTCGTCCACGATCGAGTTGACCTTGATGCGGACGTGCGCGGGACGTCCGGCCCGGTGGTGCTGGACCTCCTTGTTGACGCGGGCGATCAGCCCGTCGCGCAGGGACTTGGGCGCGACGAGGAGACGGCGGTAGGTCTCGCGCCGTGAGTAGCCGGAGAGCCGGTTGAACAGGTCGGAGAGGTCCGCGCCGACCTGCGGGTCCGACGTGAGCACGCCCAGGTCCTCGTACAGCCGTGCCGTCTTCGGGTGGTAGTTGCCCGTGCCGACGTGGCTGTAGCGGCGGAGCGTCTCGCCCTCCTGGCGGACCACCAGGGACAGCTTGCAGTGGGTCTTCAGACCGACCAGGCCGTAGACGACGTGGCAGCCGGCCTCCTCCAGCTTGCGCGCCCACTTGATGTTGGCGTGTTCGTCGAAGCGCGCCTTGATCTCGACCAGGACGAGGACCTGCTTGCCCGCCTCGGCCGCGTCGATGAGCGCGTTGACTATGGGGGAGTCGCCGGACGTCCGGTACAGGGTCTGCTTGATGGCGAGGACGTCCGGGTCCTCGGCCGCCTGCTCCAGGAACGCCTGCACCGACGTCGAGAAGGAGTCGTACGGGTGGTGCAGCAGCACGTCCCGGCTGCGCAGGGCGGCGAAGATGTCCGGCGCGGACGCCGACTCGACCTCGGCCAGGTCGCGGTGGACGCCCGCGACGAACTTGCGGTACTTCAGCTCGGGCCGGTCCAGGGAGGCGATGCGGAAGAGGCCGGTGAGGTCCAGGGGCCCCGTCAGCGGGTAGACCTCGGACTCCTTGATCTTCAGCTCGCGCACCAGCAGGTCCAGGACCTCCTGGTTGATGTTCTCCTCGACCTCCAGGCGCACCGGCGGCCCGAAGCGGCGCCGCATGAGTTCCTTCTCCAGGGCCTGGAGGAGGTTCTCGGCGTCGTCCTCCTCGACCTCCAGGTCCTCGTTGCGGGTGACCCGGAAGGCGTGGTGCTCCAGCACCTCCATGCCCGGGAACAGCTCCTCCAGATGGGCGCCGATCACGTCCTCCAGCGGGACGTACCGGCCCGGGGAGGCCTCCAGGAAGCGGGACAGCAGCGGCGGCACCTTGACGCGGGCGAAGTGCGAGGTGCCGGTCACCGGGTTCTGGACCCGTACGGCCAGGTTCAGGGAGAGGCCCGAGATGTACGGGAAGGGGTGCGCCGGGTCGACGGCCAGCGGGGTCAGCACCGGGAAGATCTGGTGGCGGAAGAGCGTGAAGAGGCGGGCCTGCTCCTTCTCCGCCAGTTCGCTCCAGCGGACCAGGTGCACGCCCTCCTCGGCCAGCGCCGGGGCGACGTCCTCGTGGAAGCAGGCGGCGTGCCGGGCCATCAGCTCGCGGGAGCGGGCCCAGATCATCTCCAGCACCTCGCGGGGCTGCAGGCCGGAGGCGGACCTCGTGGCGACGCCGGTGGCGATGCGGCGCTTCAGGCCGGCCACCCGGACCATGAA
The DNA window shown above is from Streptomyces akebiae and carries:
- a CDS encoding CHAD domain-containing protein yields the protein MAQRHLDPTNTTAAPADAVAGYLRERATEFLRALRTHRETGGGTASGAEESTDAALALRRSARRISGTLHTFRPLLDADWSESLRPELAWLSGTLGREHAYAARLDRLVTALNRLSGATPFPAQGTAQGTPSKPVAGSRATGAARPGAPAPGAAAPHAHPAPDRGNLTVGAAKAGALLDRQLTLARTRAHSAALQALGSSRFHAVADSVAVLASEVPLTPTATAADLGPLAAAAHDRLRDAVTGLPLHTAGRPYNAEALIHGLSPDTAPHPQDAPWHQVRLLLRLHRYALEVLHPEAVPVDVRLLAAGEALNRHRDASEAASAAAAAARTPRIAPATAYALGVLHADQRHEVEASRFAFQQCWQKEAVSTP
- a CDS encoding NUDIX hydrolase, translating into MTENTDAVVRAAGCVLWRRAPGGGGLEICLVHRPKYDDWSHPKGKLKRAEDALAGALREVEEETGQRCAPGPRLPTARYFVNGRAKTVSYWAAKATGGDFAPTAEVDRIAWLDPAAARDRLTQPRDRELIDDFLATLRHA
- a CDS encoding RNA degradosome polyphosphate kinase produces the protein MSQSNAQAAQVQHAQPSVGSITGHRPHTVSAVVSDLEPDIDADLDAYEEDYQGGERLPQGRFLDRERSWLAFNERVLELAEDPHTPLLERANFLAIFASNLDEFFMVRVAGLKRRIATGVATRSASGLQPREVLEMIWARSRELMARHAACFHEDVAPALAEEGVHLVRWSELAEKEQARLFTLFRHQIFPVLTPLAVDPAHPFPYISGLSLNLAVRVQNPVTGTSHFARVKVPPLLSRFLEASPGRYVPLEDVIGAHLEELFPGMEVLEHHAFRVTRNEDLEVEEDDAENLLQALEKELMRRRFGPPVRLEVEENINQEVLDLLVRELKIKESEVYPLTGPLDLTGLFRIASLDRPELKYRKFVAGVHRDLAEVESASAPDIFAALRSRDVLLHHPYDSFSTSVQAFLEQAAEDPDVLAIKQTLYRTSGDSPIVNALIDAAEAGKQVLVLVEIKARFDEHANIKWARKLEEAGCHVVYGLVGLKTHCKLSLVVRQEGETLRRYSHVGTGNYHPKTARLYEDLGVLTSDPQVGADLSDLFNRLSGYSRRETYRRLLVAPKSLRDGLIARVNKEVQHHRAGRPAHVRIKVNSIVDEALIDSLYRASQAGVPVDVWVRGICAIRPGVPGLSENIRVRSVLGRFLEHSRIFGFGNGGEPEVWFGSADMMHRNLDRRIEALIRVTDPAHRAALNRLLETGMSDTTSSWHLGPDGEWTRHSTDADGQPLRNVQEMLIDARRRRRGTATP